One stretch of Manis pentadactyla isolate mManPen7 chromosome 10, mManPen7.hap1, whole genome shotgun sequence DNA includes these proteins:
- the PMCH gene encoding pro-MCH, with the protein MVKMSPSSYILMLTFSLFSQGILLSATKSIRNLEDDMVFNTFRLGKAVQKEDTAQKTVIAPSLEQYKNDESSFMNDEENKNSKNAGSKYNFLNHGLPLNLAIKPYLTLKGFPAENRVQNTEPTQEKREIGDEENSAKFPIGRRDFDSE; encoded by the exons ATGGTAAAAATGAGTCCCTCTTCCTACATATTAATGctaactttttctttgttttctcaagGCATTTTACTTTCAGCAACCAAGTCTATTAGAAATTTAGAAGATGACATGGTATTTAACACATTCAGGCTGGGGAAAGCCGTTCAGAAGGAAGATACTGCACAAAAAACAGTCATTGCTCCTTCTCTGGAACAATATAAAAATGATGAGAGCAGTTTCATGAAtgatgaggaaaacaaaaattcaaag AATGCAGGCTCCAAATACAATTTCTTAAATCATGGTCTGCCACTGAATCTGGCTATAAAACCTTATCTTACACTAAAAGGATTTCCAGCTGAGAATAGAGTTCAGAATACTGAACCAAcacaagaaaagagagaaattggaGATGAAGAAAACTCAGCTAAATTTCCTATAGGAAGAAGAGATTTTGACAGTGAgtag